Proteins found in one Brevibacillus brevis genomic segment:
- a CDS encoding aspartate aminotransferase family protein: MEQGQVTKDFDKESLLDADRSHMWHHMSPYNPNPMIVTEASGSWITDIDGNRYLDGMSGLWCVNVGYGRQELADAAYEQLKQLAYFPLTQSHVPAIRLSEKISEWLGEEYRVFFSNSGSEANEVAFKIARQYHHQNGEPGRYKFISRHRAYHGNTMGALAATGQSIRKEKYEPLAPGFLHVPPPYCYRCPAGKSYGKCNLECAQYYDQVINWEGEKTVAAVIMEPTITGGGVLVPSPEYMPKVREICDKYGVLMIVDEVICGFGRSGQKFGHQNFGIKPDIVTMAKGITSAYLPLSATAVRAEIADKFNEQGNNLHFRHVNTFGGNPAACALALKNLEILEEEKLVERAEELGAELRAKLAFLADHPYVGDIRSFGFLMGIEMVEDRKTKEPAAPAKLTQVIAECKKRGLIIGRNGDTIPSFNNVLTLSPPFTTTSDDLDFIAQVMKEAFDTLE; encoded by the coding sequence ATGGAGCAAGGACAAGTGACAAAAGATTTTGATAAAGAGAGCTTGCTGGATGCCGACCGTTCGCATATGTGGCACCATATGTCCCCGTACAACCCCAATCCGATGATCGTAACGGAAGCGAGCGGATCGTGGATCACCGATATCGACGGGAACCGATATCTAGATGGGATGTCTGGCTTGTGGTGCGTCAATGTTGGCTATGGCCGACAGGAGCTCGCAGACGCTGCTTACGAGCAACTGAAGCAATTGGCGTATTTTCCACTCACACAAAGCCACGTACCTGCTATTCGTCTATCCGAGAAGATCAGCGAATGGCTTGGAGAGGAGTATCGCGTTTTCTTTTCCAACAGCGGCTCGGAAGCGAACGAGGTCGCATTCAAGATTGCCCGTCAATATCATCATCAGAACGGGGAGCCGGGCCGTTACAAATTCATTTCGCGCCATCGCGCCTACCACGGGAATACGATGGGGGCCCTCGCTGCAACTGGTCAATCCATACGCAAGGAAAAATACGAGCCATTAGCGCCTGGCTTCCTGCATGTACCGCCGCCTTACTGCTATCGCTGTCCGGCAGGAAAATCGTACGGCAAATGCAATCTGGAGTGCGCCCAATATTACGATCAAGTGATCAATTGGGAAGGAGAAAAGACCGTGGCTGCCGTCATCATGGAGCCGACTATTACCGGGGGAGGCGTCCTCGTTCCTTCGCCGGAATACATGCCAAAAGTGCGTGAAATCTGCGATAAGTACGGTGTGTTGATGATCGTGGATGAGGTCATCTGTGGATTTGGTCGCTCTGGTCAAAAGTTCGGCCACCAAAACTTCGGAATCAAACCAGACATCGTGACCATGGCCAAAGGTATCACAAGTGCATACTTGCCACTTTCTGCAACAGCAGTACGGGCCGAAATCGCAGACAAATTCAATGAGCAGGGGAATAATCTGCATTTCCGACATGTCAATACGTTCGGCGGCAATCCGGCGGCATGTGCGCTTGCCCTGAAAAATCTCGAAATTTTGGAAGAGGAAAAACTGGTGGAGAGAGCGGAGGAACTCGGAGCAGAATTACGTGCCAAGCTGGCTTTTCTCGCAGATCATCCATACGTTGGAGACATTCGCAGCTTCGGTTTCCTGATGGGGATCGAGATGGTAGAGGATCGTAAAACAAAGGAACCTGCGGCGCCGGCGAAATTGACACAGGTCATTGCCGAGTGCAAGAAGCGGGGATTAATTATCGGGCGCAATGGCGACACCATTCCGAGCTTCAACAATGTGCTGACACTCTCACCACCATTTACCACGACGAGCGATGATCTCGATTTTATTGCGCAGGTTATGAAGGAAGCCTTTGATACACTGGAGTAG
- a CDS encoding CoA-acylating methylmalonate-semialdehyde dehydrogenase, translating into MNTAIVGNPLQNYIGGQWVDSLTTRFEDVPNPATGELLSRVPLSTREDVDKAVAAAKEAFLSWSTTPVVDRARIMFRFHSLLVKHEDELARMITMENGKNLPEAQAELLRGLEMVEFACGMPTLMMGETLPNIANSIDSQVIRFPLGVVGGITPFNFPVMVPMWMYPIAITAGNTFVLKPSERTPLSSIRIAELLKEAGLPDGVFNVVNGAHDVVNGLLEHPDVKAISFVGSQPVAEYVYKTAAANGKRVQALAGAKNHHLVMPDTDLKRAAKTITSSAFGCAGERCMAASAVVAVEEIADELIAHLIEEANALAMGNGLEEGIDLGPVIRDSHLSKVHDYIEKGVESGAALVRDGRQDAEKLPDGYFLGPTIFDKADAEMVIVRDEIFAPVLSVMRVKDFEEGLETISRSRFGNGATIYTNNGKWGREFVQQVEAGMVGVNVGVPAPMGFFAFSGWKQSFYGDLHANGKDGVLFFTKKKTVTSRWFEDGDTSIGSQKVFVK; encoded by the coding sequence ATGAACACAGCTATCGTTGGAAATCCGTTGCAAAACTACATCGGGGGCCAGTGGGTAGATTCACTGACGACACGTTTTGAAGATGTACCCAATCCGGCAACAGGAGAATTGTTGTCACGCGTACCACTGTCGACGAGAGAAGATGTGGACAAGGCTGTTGCTGCTGCAAAGGAAGCGTTTTTGAGCTGGAGTACTACCCCTGTCGTGGATCGTGCGCGCATTATGTTTCGTTTTCATAGCCTTCTCGTCAAGCACGAGGATGAACTTGCCCGGATGATCACCATGGAGAACGGCAAAAATCTGCCTGAGGCACAGGCAGAGCTATTGCGTGGGTTGGAAATGGTAGAGTTCGCCTGTGGGATGCCGACACTGATGATGGGAGAAACGTTGCCTAATATCGCAAACAGCATCGACAGTCAGGTGATCCGTTTTCCGTTAGGGGTAGTCGGCGGGATTACACCGTTTAATTTCCCTGTGATGGTCCCGATGTGGATGTACCCGATTGCGATAACCGCAGGAAATACGTTTGTCTTAAAGCCCTCGGAGCGCACGCCGCTGTCTTCGATTCGGATTGCCGAACTGCTAAAGGAAGCAGGGCTCCCAGACGGTGTATTCAATGTGGTAAACGGAGCGCATGATGTCGTCAATGGTCTGTTGGAGCATCCGGATGTGAAAGCGATCTCTTTCGTCGGCTCACAGCCGGTAGCAGAATACGTGTACAAGACAGCAGCGGCGAACGGGAAGCGTGTGCAAGCACTGGCTGGAGCGAAGAATCATCATTTAGTCATGCCTGACACGGATTTGAAGCGCGCGGCAAAAACAATTACAAGCTCCGCATTCGGCTGTGCAGGAGAGCGGTGTATGGCAGCCAGCGCTGTCGTAGCTGTCGAGGAGATTGCCGATGAGCTGATCGCGCATCTAATCGAGGAAGCGAATGCTCTCGCGATGGGAAATGGTTTGGAGGAAGGTATCGATCTCGGTCCTGTCATCCGTGATTCGCACTTGTCTAAAGTACATGACTATATTGAAAAAGGTGTCGAGTCTGGTGCCGCACTGGTACGTGATGGTCGCCAGGATGCGGAAAAGCTGCCGGATGGCTACTTCCTCGGGCCAACGATTTTTGACAAGGCAGATGCCGAGATGGTCATTGTACGTGACGAGATTTTCGCGCCTGTCCTGAGTGTGATGCGTGTGAAGGACTTTGAAGAGGGCTTGGAGACCATTAGCCGCTCGCGTTTTGGCAATGGGGCGACCATCTACACGAACAACGGAAAATGGGGAAGAGAATTCGTTCAGCAAGTGGAAGCGGGGATGGTCGGTGTCAATGTAGGGGTGCCTGCTCCGATGGGCTTCTTTGCCTTCTCGGGCTGGAAACAGTCTTTTTACGGTGATTTGCATGCAAATGGAAAAGACGGCGTCCTCTTTTTCACGAAGAAAAAAACGGTCACATCCAGATGGTTCGAAGATGGCGATACCAGCATTGGCTCGCAAAAAGTGTTTGTAAAATAA
- a CDS encoding PucR family transcriptional regulator gives MSNDLRLTIAEIIKRPLFQHAQVVAGHRGLSRPVRWVHVLETADTGQFLNGGELILSTGLGFGEEKEKRLAYLTELIRRKAVGLCIELGRYIPSIPEDMLELANHHQFPLLVFHQPVRFVDITQDLHEHLIQSQMQALRNLEAYSRSLQQLSLQAAGILKLLQHFQVAVQTQVFYYAPDGSTQFAPVVPHDVAVEMSDLMRSHFSGLDSSGAGVRFLSLSATRQLAYQPVMAMGHVLAYVGIVLYERSPDEYLLLTLDNTVSAMAQILMRKMFVEEQALATENRLFDDLIANRSIPEEQMRSLLGITGSGKASAYHMIILSFEKPKNLAQDSLPPHDLTAIFRSLLTRHHFRPFIRCMGHRFYFLLIEQRPLADSRRTLEKAFRDVKRIMTQMLGADIQIRMGVSRAGKRLSDAGRHLAEAEQALAFCQESSSPFFADLGLFRLLFHVPSEPVLKAFISDYLGPLLAHDQAHGSSLVHTLRVYLDGNLSKQEAAEKLFIHRQTLYHRLEKIEEILGKDYTATQNRICLEIAMRARDWLNKEEQH, from the coding sequence TTGAGCAACGATTTGCGCCTGACCATTGCAGAAATCATCAAGCGTCCATTGTTTCAACATGCTCAAGTGGTGGCAGGGCATCGTGGCCTGTCCCGTCCTGTTCGCTGGGTTCACGTCTTGGAGACTGCCGATACGGGACAGTTTTTAAATGGCGGCGAACTGATCCTATCAACCGGGCTAGGATTTGGCGAAGAAAAGGAAAAGCGACTTGCGTATTTAACAGAGCTCATTCGGCGAAAAGCAGTCGGGCTGTGCATCGAGCTGGGACGTTACATCCCCTCCATCCCGGAAGATATGCTAGAGCTGGCGAACCACCACCAGTTTCCGTTGCTCGTTTTCCATCAGCCTGTCCGCTTTGTGGACATCACGCAAGATTTGCACGAGCATTTGATCCAATCGCAGATGCAAGCACTCCGGAATCTCGAAGCCTACTCTCGCAGTTTGCAACAGCTCAGCCTGCAGGCAGCGGGCATACTCAAGCTATTGCAGCATTTTCAGGTGGCGGTTCAGACGCAGGTCTTCTATTACGCACCAGATGGCTCGACACAATTTGCTCCGGTGGTACCACATGATGTTGCAGTGGAGATGAGCGATTTGATGCGGTCTCATTTTTCCGGACTGGATAGTAGTGGAGCTGGTGTCCGCTTCCTTTCTCTATCTGCGACCAGACAGCTTGCCTATCAACCCGTGATGGCAATGGGGCACGTGCTCGCCTATGTCGGCATTGTTTTGTATGAACGCAGTCCGGATGAGTATTTGCTCCTGACCTTAGACAATACGGTCAGCGCGATGGCACAAATTTTAATGCGGAAAATGTTTGTGGAAGAACAGGCGCTTGCTACCGAAAACCGACTGTTTGATGATTTGATTGCCAACCGCTCCATTCCAGAGGAACAAATGCGTTCCTTGCTTGGTATCACGGGCAGCGGTAAAGCCTCGGCCTATCACATGATTATTTTATCGTTTGAGAAGCCGAAGAACCTGGCCCAGGACTCCCTTCCGCCGCACGATCTGACTGCTATTTTCCGTTCACTTTTGACCCGTCATCACTTTCGGCCTTTCATACGATGCATGGGCCATCGCTTTTACTTTTTGCTGATCGAGCAGCGTCCGCTTGCAGATTCCCGGCGTACCCTGGAAAAAGCCTTTCGCGATGTCAAAAGGATCATGACGCAAATGCTAGGAGCAGATATTCAAATACGGATGGGCGTCAGTCGAGCCGGAAAACGGTTGTCAGATGCTGGACGGCACCTCGCGGAAGCGGAACAGGCACTGGCTTTTTGTCAGGAATCATCCAGTCCGTTTTTCGCTGATCTCGGATTGTTCCGACTCCTGTTCCACGTCCCTAGTGAGCCTGTATTAAAGGCCTTCATAAGCGATTACCTCGGTCCGCTGCTAGCCCATGACCAAGCACACGGCTCCTCGCTCGTTCATACGCTGCGTGTCTATTTGGATGGTAACCTCTCCAAACAGGAAGCTGCGGAAAAACTGTTCATTCATCGTCAAACGCTCTATCATCGCTTGGAAAAAATCGAAGAAATTCTCGGAAAGGATTACACAGCAACGCAAAACCGGATTTGCTTGGAAATCGCCATGCGAGCGAGAGACTGGTTAAACAAGGAAGAGCAGCACTAA
- a CDS encoding S8 family serine peptidase, which produces MFGLRKKWQAALCATLVLTLSLEGIPADAKQEGERRGNIQIEADEGLALDKLSSKKRESELVVIQLSGPVREEWKEELEEIGVTLGDYIPDFAFIAKMEDEQVRKEVEKLSFVEDVMSFTPKSKVSSELRFEGGKRERVEVAVVGFNQRVDMYRAMTKLTEDQDIGDIQSPEDAPHISIAKMDQETIEQVIESDDVIAVVPVPENKLHNDVAATIIHSDKLASTGYTGKGQIVGVADTGLDTGKLQTMHSDFKGQIEKLISLGRPNDASDVHGHGTHVAGSIVGTGEASDGQYKGTAPGAKLVFHSIENGKGKLVTDVETILQEAYEEGARIHSNSWGANDKGEYSLSSMLFDRFLWEHPDMTVLVAAGNEGEKGFKTIGSPATAKNVIAVGATENVRPNLGKNSDKADDVWVSSSRGLTGDGRLKPDIVAPGTAILSTRSSLAPSKNFYKRFNEHYAYMNGTSMATPILAGGVAQIREFLQEEGEKNPSGALVKAMLLTSADNLDEDMREQGFGRANLANAVETNYKDEKDGIRTREKVTYKVKVSDDSKPLAITLAWTDYPAAIVAKRALVNDLNLKVTTPSGEKLNGNDFFEAPYNDEVDNLNNVEQVWITEPEEGIYTVTVEGYNIPKGPQPYALATTGKWQKADDEEEEKPSVEQEPFRTGKLAKKQKYMDYSIRISEPGDLELSVDWKEDADVDLYVYNSRSKELASATTSSNPEQLTVNIEQTGLYKIRVVLTEGKEAKYRLYMNKPGK; this is translated from the coding sequence GTGTTTGGTTTGCGAAAAAAATGGCAGGCAGCTTTATGCGCGACACTTGTTCTGACACTTTCGCTGGAAGGCATTCCGGCGGATGCCAAACAAGAGGGAGAGCGTCGGGGCAATATCCAGATCGAAGCGGATGAGGGTCTGGCCCTGGACAAGCTTTCGTCGAAAAAGAGAGAGTCTGAGCTCGTCGTTATTCAGTTATCCGGTCCTGTTCGTGAGGAGTGGAAAGAAGAACTGGAAGAAATCGGCGTCACGCTTGGTGATTACATACCGGATTTTGCATTCATCGCAAAAATGGAGGATGAACAGGTAAGAAAGGAAGTCGAGAAGCTGTCCTTTGTCGAAGATGTAATGTCCTTTACACCGAAGTCGAAGGTATCGTCCGAGCTTCGTTTTGAAGGAGGCAAAAGAGAGCGGGTCGAGGTTGCCGTCGTCGGTTTCAATCAACGGGTGGACATGTATCGAGCGATGACAAAATTGACGGAGGATCAAGATATAGGAGACATTCAATCACCTGAGGATGCTCCGCATATATCAATCGCTAAGATGGATCAGGAAACGATTGAACAAGTGATCGAATCAGATGATGTCATTGCGGTTGTCCCCGTGCCAGAAAACAAGCTGCACAATGATGTGGCAGCTACCATCATTCATTCGGACAAGCTGGCCTCGACAGGGTACACAGGCAAGGGACAAATTGTCGGAGTCGCCGATACCGGACTTGATACAGGGAAGCTCCAAACGATGCATTCAGATTTTAAAGGCCAAATTGAGAAGCTCATTTCACTTGGCCGACCGAATGATGCGAGCGATGTCCACGGTCATGGTACGCATGTAGCTGGCTCCATTGTAGGCACAGGTGAAGCATCAGATGGACAGTATAAAGGAACGGCACCGGGTGCCAAGCTCGTATTTCATTCCATAGAGAACGGGAAAGGGAAGCTCGTTACGGATGTCGAGACCATTTTGCAGGAAGCATACGAAGAGGGAGCCCGCATTCACTCCAATTCATGGGGGGCGAATGATAAGGGAGAGTACAGCTTGTCATCGATGCTGTTTGATCGCTTTTTATGGGAGCATCCAGATATGACGGTGCTTGTTGCGGCTGGAAACGAAGGAGAGAAAGGTTTTAAAACGATCGGGAGCCCAGCCACCGCTAAAAACGTCATCGCCGTTGGCGCTACAGAAAATGTTCGTCCGAACTTGGGGAAGAACTCCGATAAAGCGGATGACGTGTGGGTATCGAGCAGTCGCGGCTTAACAGGCGACGGGCGTTTGAAGCCGGATATTGTCGCGCCTGGTACAGCGATCTTATCCACGCGCTCTTCACTGGCACCGAGCAAAAATTTCTACAAGCGTTTTAATGAACATTACGCGTATATGAACGGCACGAGCATGGCGACGCCGATTTTAGCGGGCGGTGTGGCACAAATCCGGGAATTTTTGCAGGAAGAAGGGGAAAAAAATCCGAGCGGTGCATTAGTAAAAGCCATGCTGTTGACGAGTGCAGACAACTTGGATGAAGACATGCGAGAGCAAGGCTTCGGACGAGCCAATCTGGCGAATGCGGTTGAAACGAACTACAAGGACGAGAAGGACGGCATTCGCACGCGTGAAAAAGTTACGTATAAGGTCAAGGTCTCGGATGATTCCAAGCCTTTGGCAATTACGCTTGCGTGGACGGATTATCCTGCTGCCATTGTCGCAAAGCGTGCACTCGTCAACGATTTGAATCTGAAAGTAACGACACCGAGTGGAGAAAAACTGAACGGCAACGACTTTTTTGAGGCCCCTTACAACGACGAAGTGGACAACCTGAACAACGTCGAGCAAGTATGGATTACTGAACCGGAAGAGGGAATCTACACCGTGACGGTCGAAGGCTATAACATCCCGAAAGGGCCTCAGCCGTATGCGCTAGCAACTACGGGAAAATGGCAAAAGGCCGATGACGAGGAAGAGGAGAAGCCATCGGTTGAACAAGAGCCATTCCGAACAGGAAAGCTGGCGAAAAAGCAGAAATACATGGACTATTCCATTCGCATCAGTGAGCCAGGGGATTTGGAATTGTCCGTAGACTGGAAAGAGGATGCAGATGTTGATTTGTACGTGTATAACAGTCGTTCCAAAGAGCTTGCGTCTGCTACAACGTCCAGCAATCCTGAGCAGCTAACCGTGAATATCGAACAAACCGGCTTGTACAAAATTCGTGTCGTGCTGACGGAAGGCAAAGAAGCGAAGTATCGCCTTTATATGAATAAGCCGGGGAAATAA